One window of the Rhodococcus sovatensis genome contains the following:
- a CDS encoding bifunctional phosphatase PAP2/diacylglycerol kinase family protein yields the protein MPDRIHAWDVRLFDRTAASHASIADPALRRLSKAADHSFLWGATAGLLAARPGPTRRGAVRGLLAVAGASVLANGILKPMFPRIRPGFERTPFVRRVLSPPVSSSFPSGHSASAAAFATGVALESPLAGAALAPLAAAVCYSRVHTGVHWPSDVLAGAALGAGIALSTRRWWAVRTEEPAVLGKRVDLPALPGGRGLLVLVNPGSGSDDGIAQTIRDRLPNAEIFEPEPGDDFNEQLEDHIDRLAPSALGVCGGDGTIVSVAESAVRHHLPLAVFPGGTLNHFARDAGVADIDSTASAVESGIAAQVDLARVLVDGNERVPFVNTATFGGYPDSVRLREKLQGRIGKWPAAALAMIRVLGNARPLEIMLDGRQESVWMLFVGNGQYAPADQVPMSRPSIASGTLDVRYLPSTPFLSRTRLVFAALTGTLGASSTYVHSSVRTLVVDVVGPEVALATDGEVTADGRNFEFGVDDNGLVLYREQ from the coding sequence ATGCCCGATCGGATCCACGCATGGGACGTTCGACTCTTCGATCGCACAGCGGCAAGTCACGCCTCCATCGCCGATCCGGCCCTGCGAAGGTTGAGCAAGGCCGCCGATCACAGCTTCCTCTGGGGTGCGACAGCCGGCCTGCTTGCGGCGCGTCCCGGGCCGACCCGAAGAGGTGCAGTGCGGGGATTGCTGGCAGTGGCAGGCGCAAGTGTGCTCGCCAACGGAATTCTCAAACCGATGTTTCCGCGGATACGCCCAGGCTTCGAGCGGACGCCGTTCGTCCGTAGGGTGCTCTCACCCCCGGTGTCCTCCTCGTTCCCGTCCGGGCACTCGGCATCGGCCGCCGCGTTCGCCACCGGGGTTGCACTCGAATCACCGCTCGCGGGAGCAGCTTTGGCGCCGCTGGCGGCAGCAGTGTGCTATTCGCGAGTGCACACCGGCGTTCACTGGCCCTCAGATGTTCTTGCCGGTGCTGCGCTTGGAGCCGGCATTGCCCTGTCGACGCGCCGGTGGTGGGCGGTTCGCACCGAAGAGCCGGCCGTTCTGGGTAAGCGCGTGGATCTCCCAGCGCTCCCTGGCGGCCGAGGACTGTTGGTTCTCGTCAATCCCGGTTCCGGTTCCGACGACGGGATCGCGCAGACGATCCGCGATCGCCTCCCGAACGCCGAGATCTTCGAACCGGAACCCGGAGACGATTTCAACGAACAACTCGAAGATCACATCGACCGGTTGGCTCCCAGCGCATTGGGGGTCTGCGGCGGCGACGGGACAATCGTCAGTGTTGCCGAATCCGCCGTGCGGCACCACCTGCCGCTGGCAGTGTTTCCCGGCGGGACGCTCAATCACTTCGCGCGGGACGCAGGCGTCGCCGACATCGACTCGACTGCCTCCGCCGTGGAGAGCGGCATCGCAGCTCAGGTGGATCTCGCGCGAGTTCTCGTCGACGGCAACGAGCGGGTGCCCTTCGTCAATACCGCGACCTTCGGCGGATATCCCGACTCGGTTCGACTTCGTGAGAAGTTGCAGGGCCGCATCGGAAAGTGGCCGGCTGCCGCACTCGCCATGATTCGAGTGCTGGGCAATGCCCGTCCGCTCGAGATCATGCTCGACGGACGACAAGAGTCCGTGTGGATGCTCTTCGTCGGCAACGGTCAGTACGCTCCCGCGGACCAAGTTCCCATGTCGCGGCCATCCATCGCATCAGGGACCCTCGACGTGCGATACCTGCCGTCGACGCCCTTCCTGTCCCGCACGAGGCTTGTCTTCGCTGCGTTGACCGGCACGCTGGGCGCATCGTCGACCTATGTACATTCCTCGGTCCGCACATTGGTGGTGGACGTCGTCGGACCCGAGGTCGCGCTTGCCACCGATGGCGAAGTGACAGCGGACGGTCGCAACTTCGAGTTCGGCGTCGACGACAACGGCCTCGTCCTCTACCGGGAACAGTAG
- the prcA gene encoding proteasome subunit alpha: protein MTMPYYASAEQIMRDRSELARKGIARGRSVIVLSYADGVLFVAENRSSALHKVSELYDRLGFAAVGKYSEFENLRKAGILHADTKGYTYDRRDVTGRSLAKTYAQALGTIFTEQLKPYEVEICVAEVSHSDEPVSSQLYRITYDGSIVDEQDFVVMGGTTEPIVTALKESYRAGLDLATAVEVAVAALGAGAAPAANGAAEPEKKALEVSSLEVAVLDQARPRRAFRRIAGAALRDMLPAEPEPAPPTE from the coding sequence ATGACCATGCCGTATTACGCATCGGCCGAGCAGATCATGCGCGACCGTTCGGAACTGGCGCGCAAGGGTATTGCTCGCGGTCGAAGTGTCATCGTGCTGTCGTATGCAGACGGCGTCCTCTTCGTCGCCGAGAATCGCTCGTCCGCGCTGCACAAGGTCAGCGAACTGTACGACCGCCTCGGTTTCGCAGCGGTAGGTAAGTACAGCGAGTTCGAGAATCTGCGCAAGGCCGGGATTCTGCATGCGGACACCAAGGGCTACACCTACGATCGCCGAGACGTGACCGGTCGTTCTCTTGCCAAGACGTACGCACAGGCGCTGGGAACGATTTTCACCGAGCAGCTCAAGCCGTACGAGGTCGAGATCTGTGTCGCCGAGGTCTCGCACTCGGACGAGCCGGTGTCGAGTCAGTTGTACCGGATCACGTACGACGGATCGATCGTCGACGAGCAGGATTTCGTCGTCATGGGTGGAACTACCGAGCCGATCGTCACCGCATTGAAGGAGTCCTACCGGGCCGGGTTGGATCTCGCAACGGCGGTCGAGGTTGCGGTTGCCGCACTGGGTGCCGGTGCGGCCCCGGCTGCGAACGGCGCGGCCGAACCCGAGAAGAAGGCTCTGGAAGTGAGTTCGCTCGAAGTTGCAGTCTTGGATCAGGCTCGTCCGCGTAGGGCTTTCCGCCGCATCGCCGGCGCGGCCTTGCGGGACATGCTCCCCGCTGAGCCGGAACCTGCACCGCCGACTGAGTAG
- the prcB gene encoding proteasome subunit beta: MTVDRPVNPAAGDLFPQFGSRHSSFTDHLRDHAPHLLPENRVTPIDGSMAGSSMSGGSSMSDIAPHGTTIVAVTYAGGVLIAGDRRATQGNLIANRDMQKVFVTDDFSAAGIAGTAGIAIELVRLFAVELEHYEKIEGVPLTFNGKANKLSSMVRSNLGAAMQGLAAVPLLVGFDVDIADPERAGRIVSYDVVGGRYEEQSGYHAVGSGSLFAKSAMKKLYNPGLGEDDALRAVVESLFDAADDDSATGGPDVTRGIYPTAVTITSVGANEVAQSRIAEAAHAVIAERAGAAERAAKGGTAS; the protein is encoded by the coding sequence GTGACGGTGGATCGCCCAGTGAACCCAGCTGCGGGCGATCTGTTCCCGCAATTCGGTTCGCGTCATTCTTCGTTCACCGATCATCTACGTGATCACGCACCACACCTGCTTCCGGAGAACCGTGTGACTCCGATCGACGGCTCTATGGCGGGTAGCTCGATGTCCGGTGGTAGCTCGATGTCGGACATTGCGCCGCACGGCACGACCATCGTCGCCGTGACGTACGCGGGTGGGGTCTTGATCGCCGGTGATCGGCGCGCGACGCAGGGAAACCTGATCGCGAATCGCGACATGCAGAAAGTGTTCGTGACCGACGACTTCTCGGCGGCTGGAATTGCGGGTACCGCCGGTATCGCGATCGAACTAGTCAGGTTGTTCGCCGTCGAGCTCGAACACTACGAGAAGATCGAAGGCGTGCCGTTGACGTTCAACGGCAAAGCCAACAAGTTGTCCTCGATGGTGCGCAGCAACCTGGGCGCAGCGATGCAGGGCCTGGCTGCAGTTCCTCTCCTCGTGGGCTTCGACGTCGACATCGCCGACCCCGAACGTGCCGGCAGAATCGTCTCGTACGACGTCGTCGGTGGCCGCTACGAGGAACAGTCCGGCTATCACGCAGTCGGATCCGGTTCGCTGTTCGCGAAATCGGCGATGAAGAAGTTGTACAACCCAGGTCTCGGTGAAGACGACGCACTCAGGGCTGTCGTGGAGTCGCTGTTCGATGCCGCCGACGACGACTCGGCGACGGGTGGCCCCGATGTCACTCGCGGGATCTATCCGACCGCGGTGACCATCACCAGCGTTGGCGCGAACGAGGTCGCGCAGTCACGGATTGCCGAAGCCGCACATGCGGTGATCGCGGAACGTGCAGGGGCCGCCGAACGTGCAGCGAAAGGGGGGACGGCGTCATGA
- a CDS encoding ubiquitin-like protein Pup, which yields MAQEQTRRSGGGDGDDEVPGEAGGGQERREKLAEETDDLLDEIDDVLEENAEDFVRAYVQKGGQ from the coding sequence ATGGCTCAAGAGCAGACACGGCGCTCTGGCGGTGGCGACGGCGACGACGAGGTCCCCGGCGAGGCCGGTGGTGGTCAGGAACGTCGCGAGAAGCTGGCGGAAGAGACCGACGACCTCCTCGACGAGATCGACGACGTGCTCGAGGAAAACGCTGAAGACTTCGTCCGTGCGTACGTTCAGAAGGGCGGCCAGTGA
- the dop gene encoding depupylase/deamidase Dop → MERIIGIEVEYGISSPTEPTANPILTSTQAVLAYAAAAGVPRAKRTRWDYEVESPLRDARGFDLGRFSGPAPVIDADEVGAANMILTNGARLYVDHAHPEYSAPEVRDPLDAVIWDKAGERVMEAAARHASSVPGAPRLQLYKNNVDGKGASYGTHENYLMSRATPFSAVIAGLSPFFASRQVITGSGRVGIGQSGDEAGFQLSQRADYIEVEVGLETTLKRGIINTRDEPHADADKYRRLHCIIGDANLAEMATYLKVGTTALVLDIIEAGVDLSDLQLARPVTAVHQISHDPTLRQAVALADGRELTALALQRIYHQRVAKFVASEGKDDPRVADILDKWAMVLDLLERDPMECANLLDWPAKLRLLEGFRQREGLGWSAPRLHLVDLQYSDVRLDKGLYNRLVARGSMERLVTEQQVLDAVSTPPSDTRAYFRGEVLRKFGADIAAASWDSVIFDLGGDSLVRIPTLEPLRGSKAHVGALLESAETAAELVEQLTT, encoded by the coding sequence ATGGAGCGCATCATCGGCATCGAGGTCGAATACGGAATTTCCTCACCGACCGAACCGACGGCCAATCCGATCCTTACATCCACCCAGGCTGTGCTCGCTTACGCGGCGGCGGCCGGCGTTCCGCGAGCGAAGCGAACGCGATGGGACTACGAGGTCGAATCGCCGCTGCGAGATGCCCGTGGTTTCGACCTGGGTCGGTTCAGCGGCCCAGCGCCGGTGATCGATGCTGACGAGGTCGGGGCGGCGAACATGATCCTCACCAACGGCGCTCGCCTCTACGTCGACCATGCGCATCCCGAGTATTCCGCCCCTGAGGTTCGGGACCCGCTCGATGCAGTCATCTGGGACAAAGCCGGTGAGCGGGTCATGGAAGCCGCCGCCCGCCACGCGTCCAGCGTGCCCGGCGCACCTCGACTGCAGCTGTACAAGAACAACGTCGATGGTAAGGGCGCCTCGTACGGCACTCACGAGAACTATCTGATGTCGCGAGCTACTCCGTTCTCGGCGGTCATCGCAGGGCTGTCGCCGTTCTTCGCCTCGCGCCAGGTGATCACTGGATCAGGCCGCGTCGGTATCGGGCAGTCCGGCGACGAGGCCGGGTTCCAGCTGTCACAGCGAGCCGACTACATCGAGGTCGAGGTGGGGCTCGAAACGACACTCAAGCGCGGGATCATCAACACGCGCGACGAACCGCACGCGGATGCAGACAAGTACCGCCGGCTGCATTGCATCATCGGCGACGCAAACCTTGCAGAGATGGCCACCTATCTCAAGGTCGGCACCACGGCTCTGGTTCTGGACATCATCGAGGCGGGCGTCGACCTGTCCGATCTGCAGCTGGCCCGACCTGTGACTGCAGTGCACCAGATCAGCCACGATCCGACACTGCGTCAGGCGGTCGCACTTGCCGACGGTCGGGAACTCACTGCCCTTGCGTTGCAGCGGATCTATCACCAGCGAGTGGCAAAGTTCGTCGCCAGCGAGGGCAAGGACGACCCCCGCGTGGCCGACATCCTGGACAAATGGGCAATGGTGCTGGATCTGTTGGAACGCGATCCGATGGAATGCGCGAACCTGCTCGACTGGCCCGCCAAGCTGCGCCTTCTCGAAGGCTTCCGCCAGCGTGAGGGTCTCGGATGGTCGGCCCCCCGGTTGCACCTGGTCGACTTGCAGTACTCGGACGTTCGCCTCGACAAGGGGTTGTACAACCGGCTGGTTGCGCGCGGCTCGATGGAGCGCCTCGTCACCGAGCAGCAGGTCCTGGACGCTGTCTCGACCCCGCCGTCGGACACACGCGCCTACTTCCGTGGTGAGGTGTTGCGCAAGTTCGGCGCCGACATCGCGGCTGCGAGTTGGGATTCGGTCATCTTCGATCTGGGAGGCGATTCCCTGGTGCGCATCCCGACGCTCGAGCCGCTCCGAGGCAGCAAAGCACACGTGGGCGCCCTCCTGGAGTCAGCCGAAACTGCAGCGGAACTGGTCGAACAACTGACGACCTGA